CTGGCGCTCCTCGGCACGTCGTTCTTCATCTGGTGCTGCTGGGGCCCCGCGTACGCGATCCTCGGCGATCTCTTCCCGTCGTCGGTGCTGGGGCGCGCATTCGGCGCGTTCAACACCATCTGCTTCCTCGGCGCGGTGGCGAGCCCGTTCGTCACGGGCTGGCTGCGCGATCTCACCGGCTCGTTCGTGGCGGGGCTCCACGGCGCGGCGGCGCTGAGCGCGCTCGCGGTGGCGGGGATGATGTCGCTCGACCGGCCGTTTCGCGCCGCGGCGGGACCGGCGTCGGTTGCCGGTCGCGCCCGCTCGTAGGATAATTCCGCGCATGCGCTGGCGGTGTCCGGTCGCTCTCGTGCTGGTCGCCGCCCTCGTCGCCTCCGCGCCCGCCGCGCGCGCCGCCACCCCGGTGCTCGAGACGACGCTCGACAACGGCCTCCGCGTGCTCATCCTCGAGGACCGGCGCAATCCCATCGTGTCCGTGCAGGTGTCGTACCGAGTGGGCTCGCGCGACGAGAGGCCGGGCGCCACCGGGCTCGCCCACTTCCTCGAGCACATGATGTTCAAGGGCACGCCCACGCATCCCAAGGGCGAGTACTCCCGGGTCGTGGAGGGCAATGGCGGCCACGACAACGCCTTCACCACCCAGGACACAACGTCCTATTTCGTCAACATCGCCGCCGACAAGGTGGACGAGGTCCTCCAGCTCGAGGCCGACCGCATGCGCAACCTGCTGCTCGATCCCGCCGAGATCGATGCCGAGCGCCAGGTGGTGATGGAAGAGCGGCGCATGCGCACCGAGGACAGCCCCGACGGCCTCCTCGCCGAGGAAGTGATGGCCACGGCCTTCGCGGCTCATCCCTACCGGTGGCCGGTGATCGGGTGGATGGAGGACATCGGCCGCATCAACGCGGCCGAGCTGCGGGCGTTCTACGACCTCTACTACCGGCCAAACAACGCCGTGCTGGTGGTGGTCGGGGACGTGCACGCGCCCGAGCTGCTCGCGCGCATCCGCACGCTGTTCGGGCCCATCGCGCGGGGGCCGGCGCCGCCGCCGGTGACCGCGGTGGAGCCGCCGCCGCGCTCTGAGCGGCGGGTCACCCTGCGGAGCGCGGCCGCGCGTTTGCCTGCGCTGACGCTGACCTGGCTCGTGCCCAACTTCCGCTCCCCGGACGCGCCCGCGCTGGAGGTGCTCGAGAGCGTTCTCTCGGGCGGTCGCGCGTCGCGCCTCCATCGCCGGCTGGTCGTGGAGGCGGGCCTCGCGCTGGACGCCGACGCGGACTATAGCTACAGCTCGGTGGATCCGAACCTCTTCTGGCTCTCCGCGCGCCCCGCCGAAGGCGTCGGTCTCGATGTGCTCGAGGGCGGCCTCCTCGAGGAGCTCGAGCGGCTCAAGCGCGAGCCCATCGACCCCGAGGAGCTCGCGCGCGCGCAGAACCAGATCGAGGCGTCGTTCGTGTGGGGCCAGGACTCGATCTACTCGCGTGCGGCCACGCTCGCGCGGTTCGAGCGCATCGGCTCGTGGCGCCGCACCGACGAGTACGTGGCCGCGATCCGCGCCGTCACCGCCGCCGATGTCCAGCGGGCGGCCCGCACCTACTTCCCGGTCGACGTGAGGACGGTGGGCGTGCTCCTGCCGGAGGCGGCCGTGAACGCTCCGGGCGGCCCCGAGAAGATGGAGAAGGAGAAGTAGATGCGCGTGGGGGGCTGGCTGCTGCTGCTCTGCGTCGGGCTCACGGTCGTGAGTCCCATCCTGGTCACGATCGGGATCGTGCGCGGTTACCTGGGCGACTCGCCGCATTTCGACCAGTTCCCGCGCCTGCGCGTGGTGCTCCTCGTCGACACGGCGCTCCGGATCGCGCTCACCGCGTACGGGGTGTGGGTGGGGCTCCGTCTCATCAATGTGCGCCCGGGCGCCGTGCGGACTGCGAAGCGCTACTTCCAGGTCTCGCTGGCCTATCTGGTCGTCGCCGCGCTCCTGCCTTTCGTCGCGGGCTTACCGCCGGAGGCCAATCCCACCCTTGCGATCGCCGTCGTGCAGCAGACCGTCCCCGCGCTGATCGGCGTCGCCCTCTGGTACGCGTACCTCGTCCGCTCGAAGCGGGTGAGGGCCACCTATCCGGACGCGGCGTGATCGTGGCCGCCCTCGACATCCGCGACGCGCGCCCCAGCGAGGGCGACGCGATCCGCGCGCTCACGCTCGCCGCGTACGAGCAGTACGCCGCGGCGCTGGGGCCGCTCTGGCCCATGTACCGCGCCAACATCGTGGAGACCCTGGCGCGCGTGGCGCCTGCCGAGCAATCGTCGCCGACCGCGGAGGCGTCCTCGTGGGCGCGGTGCTGCTCTATCCCGCCGGCGCGCCCATGCCGGGCACCGCCCGCCGGACCAGCGGGTCGGAGGTGCGGCTGCTCGCCGTGCCGCCGGCGGAGCGCGGCCAGGGCGTCGCGGAGGGGCTCATGCGCGAGTGCGTGCGGCGTGCGCGGGCGGCTGGCGCGACCGCACTCCTCTTGCACACCACCGACATGATGCAGACCGCCATGCGCCTTTACGAACGATTGGGCTTCACGCGCGATCCCGCGCTCGATTTCCGCCCCGCGCCGGCCGTCCTCGTGAAGGGATTCCGTCTCGAGCTCGGAGCGGCCGCATGAGGCGGGCCGCCGCCGCGCTGCTGCTGATCGCCGCGCTGGCCGCGGGGGCGTCCGCCGCCCCGCTCGCCGACCGGGTGGTGCTTCCCAACGGCGTGGTGCTGCTCGTCAGCGAGCGGCGCGCGCTGCCCATCGTGGCAGTGAGCGTGTACGTGCGCGCGGGGTCCGTCCTCGATCCGCCCGCCGCCGGCGGTCTTGCCAATCTCACCGCGTCGCTGCTCACCCGGGGCACCGCGCACCGCAGCGCTGCCGAGATCGACCGCGCCATCGAGTCCGTGGGCGGGAGCCTGGCCAGCGGCGGCGGCCGCGACGGCGCCGCGCTCTCGCTGGGCGTGCTCTCGAAGGACCTTCCGCTCGGATTCGATCTCCTCGCGGAGGCGCTGACCCAGCCCTCGTTCCCCGACGACGAGCTGCGCCGGAAGGTCGGCGAAATCCAGGCCGCGCTCCGGAACGCGGAGAGCGAGCCCGAGACGGTGGCCGGGCGCGCGCTCGCGGAGCTGATCTATCCCGGACATCCCTACGCCCGGCCGGCCCTGGGGACGCCGACATCCGTGGCGACCCTCGACCGCGCCAAGGTGAGCGCCTTCCACCGCACGTACTACCGTCCTGATGCGACCACCGTGGTCGTGGTGGGCGACGTGTCGGCGCCGGAGGTTCGCGCTCGACTGCTGGCGCGGCTCGGCGGCTGGCGGGCGCCCGCCACGCCGCTCCCCCCCGTCCCGAGCGCGCCGGAGTCGGTGCCGCCGGCCGCGCGCACCATCGCGCGCGAGCTGACGCAGACGACCGTGTTCATGGGGCGTCCGGCGATACGCCAGAAAGATCCCGACTATCCAGCCCTGGCCGTCGCCACGTACATCCTGGGCGGGGGCTCCACCTCGCGCCTCTACACGCGCGTGCGCGAGGAGCGCGGACTCGCCTATGGGGTGGGCGCGAGCGTGGGGGTCGCCCGCCACGGCTCCTCGCTCACCGTGTCGCTCCAGACGCGGAACGAGAGCACCGAGGAGGCCATACGCTTGGTGCGGGAGGAGATGCGGGGCATCGGCGCCGCCGACGTCGCGCCCGCGGAGCTGGCGCTCGCCAAGGCCTATCTCATCGGCAGCTACGCGCTGCGCACCGACACCTCGTCCAAGGTCGCGGTGCTGATCGCCTCCCTGGAGGAGCTGGGTCTCGGGCTGGACTATCCCGAGCGCTATCGCGAGCGCATCGCCGCCGTCACCGCCGCCGACGTGCGACGGGTGGCCGCGCGCTTCCTCGACCCCGACACCTATTCCACCGTGATCGTGACGGGCCGTCGCGCGCCCTAGCGCCGACGCGTCGCGGCTACCAGTAGTAGGGCGAGTAGGGTCCTCCGATGTACGGGTATGGGTATCCCGCATAGGGATAGGGGTAGGGGGAGCCGTATGCCGCGGGGAGCGGCCAGAGGTAGATCTGGTCGGGCCGCGTGAGGACATACCGGTAGGGCTGCTCGCCCAGGGCGCGCTCCTCGCCGCCCAGGACCGTGCCCACCATGCTGACGCGCCGGCCGCGCGCGTACACCGCGGGATCGAGGAAGTCCGGCGCGACCATGACGAAGCGACCGTCGGTCTCGTCGGTGCGCCGGGGCGCGTCGCCGTCGCCGAGCGGCCGCGAGAGCACCTCGATCTCGGTGCTGCCCGCGCGGGGCCGCGTCTCGATGATCTCACCGGCGAGGACCACCCGCGCGTTCCGGTAGCGGTCCGGGTCGCTGCGCAGCACGCCCAGGGTGAGCGAACGATCCACGCCCTGGAGCAGCTGGCCCGGGAACACCGATGCGCAGCCCGACACGGCCGCGCAGACGAGGGCGAGCAGGAGCAGGCGGCGCATGCGTGTAGCCTAGCCCCCACCTCGAACGGGGGCAACCGGCGCCGACCCCCGGGGCAAGCGGGCGCGACCGCGCGTGCTACAATGACCGACGCCTGAGCGGTCCATGCGGCGCAACGGAATCTTCTCCCTCATCGTGATCGGTCTTGCCGCCCTCGCATGCTGGCCGGCCCCCGGCCAGTCGGCAGCGGCGGCCGCGTTCGTACTGTCCGAGCGCGAGCGCGACGACGCCATGCTCGTGGGCAAGCGCAGCGTGGTCAGCGAGGAGTTCGGCGGGGAGTGGCGGCAGAAGAACGCCGCCGGCGAGGTGGTCGAGGTAATGACGCCGTTCCATCGGCTCGCCCTTGCCGCCCGCAACGCCGCGTTCAAGAGCGACACGCTCAAGCCCAAGGACATCGACACCGTCCTCAAGGAAACCAGCAACAAGCTCACGCTGTGGGTGACGCTGCGGGGGGACCGGAGCGACTTCGCGCGCTTCTACGCGCCCCTGCTCCTCGACGGCAAGACCGAGATCAAGCCCTCGTTCGTGCAGAACGAGCGGACCGCGCTGCGCGCGGAGGGCGGCGGCTATGCCGCGCGCTGCCTCTACGTCTTTCCCGTCGAGGGCCTCACCGCCCGGGGCCGCTATACCCTGGTCGTTCGCAACTCCGACGAGAAGGACGTCTCGACGTTCACCGTGGACCTGTCGGCCATGCGCTGAGAGGGAAAGGAGCCGTAACGATGGTGACCAAGGAGCAGTTCAAGCAGGGGATGACGCTGGACCAGTACCTCGCGCAGATGGGGACGAACAAGGACAAGTTCGTCGAGTTCCTGCAGAGCATCAAGATCTCGCCCGAGGACAAGCAGGCCCTCGACAAATACGGCAAGAAGCTCAACGTGCTCGTGATCACCGAGGACTGGTGCGGCGACGCCCTCTACAACGTCCCCGTGCTCGCCAAGATGGTCGAGGGCAATCCCAACATCGACATGCGCATCTTCCTCCGTGACAAGAACAAGGAGCTGATGGACCAGTATCTCAACCAGGGCATGTACCGCTCCATCCCGGTGTTCGCGTTCTTCGACGAGAACATGAAGGAGGTCGCCCGCTTCATCGAGCGGCCCCCCGCCCAGACGGAGGAGATCGAGAAGAAGATGCTCGAGACCCGGCGGGCCCTGCGCGCCGAGCGCTACATGGACTGGCGGGGCGGCGTCGTGAAGGAGATCCGCTCGCTGCTGAAGGTGTAGCATCGCCACGCGCCCACGGGCGCCGGTCCGTCGCCGGGCCGGCGCCCATTGACCTGGCCACCCCTGACCGAGGAGAGAAGACGATGAAGGCGATTCGCGTCCACACGCCGGGCGGTCCCGAGGTGATGAAGCTCGAGGAGGTCCCGGAGCCCAAGGCGGGTCCCGGGCAGGCGGTGGTGAAGCTGGAGGCCGCCGGGCTCAACTATATCGACGTCTACTTCCGCACCGGCACGTACAAGGCCCCGCTCCCCCTCACCCCCGGCCTCGAGGGCGCGGGCACCGTCACCCAGGTGGGGGACGGGGTCAAGGACCTGAAGGTCGGCGATCGCGTGGCCTACACCGGCATTCCGGGCTCCTACGCCCAGATGAACGTGTGCCCGGCCGATCGGCTGGTGAAGCTGCCGGACAAGCTCTCGTTCCGCGACGGGGCCGCCTCCATGCTGCAGGGCATGACCGCGCACTACCTCACGCGCTCCACCTATCCGCTCAAGTCGGGCGACACCTGCCTCGTGCACGCGGCCGCCGGCGGCATGGGGCTCCTCCTCACCCAGATGGGCAAGATGTTGGGCGCCACCGTGATCGGCACGGTGTCCACCGACGAGAAGGCCGCGCTGGCCAAGCAGGCGGGCGCCGATCACGTGATCCTCTACAGCAAGCAGGACTTCGTCGCCGAGGTGAAGCGGATCACGGGGAATCGCGGCGTGGACGTGATCTACGACGGCGTGGGCGCCACCACGTTCGAGAAGGGGCTCACGTGCATCCGGCCCCGCGGCGTCATGGCTCTCTATGGCGCGGCGAGCGGGCCGGTGGCCCCGCTCGACCTTCAGCTCCTGAACGCCAACGGCTCGCTGTTCGTCACGCGCCCGAGCCTCAACCACCACATCGCCTCGCGCGAGGAGCTCGTGCAGCGCTCGGGCGACGTGCTCGGCTGGATCCGCGACGGCAAGCTCAAGCTGCGCGTGGAGACCACGTTCCCGCTCGACAAGGCCGGCGAAGCCCATCGCGCCCTCGAGGGCCGCAAGACCACGGGGAAGGTGCTCCTGATCCCGTGAGCGCGCGGCCGCCGTACCTCCGCCCTTGAAGTGGATCCTGATCGCGGCGGGCGCGCTCGTCCTGCTCCTGGCGGGCGCGCTCGTCGCGCTGCCCTGGCTCGTCGACGTCCCGCGCGTCCAGGCCTACATCGCCGCCGCGGCCTCGCAGGCGCTGGGACGCGCGGTGCGCTTCACGTCGCTGTCCGTGACCGCGCTCCCGACGCCCTCGGTGCGGCTCAAGGGCCTGCAGGTGGCCGAGGATCCGAAGTTCGGGGCCCGGCCCTTCCTGGTCGTCGAGGAGGGGCGCTTCCGCATCCGGATCCGCCCGCTCTTCTCTGGCCGCGTGGAGCTGACCGAGCTCATCCTCGAGAAGCCGCGGGTCGAGATCATCGATGACGGCACCGGCCGCCTGAACGTGGCGAGCCTGGGCCCTACGGCGGGCCCCGGACGCCCCGTGCCGCGTTCGCCTGCCGCGTCCGCCCCGGCCGGCACCACCGCGGCGACCATCAGCCGGGTGCGGCTCAAGGACGGCGTCGCGCATCTGGTGCGGCGCGGCGCGAAGCCGCTGAACCTCCGGCTCGAGGCCATCGACCTCGTGGTGCGGCCCGCGGGCGACACCTTCGCCCTCGAGGGCGCGGCCCGGCTCGAGCCCGGCGGGCTCACGCTCACCCTGTCCCAGACCACGCTGCAGCTCCCGCCAGGCCATGCCCTCGGCGACGCGCCCCTGCGCGCCACCGTGGCGGTCAAGGGCGCGGACGTGGCGGGGCTCGTGACGCCCTTCCTGGCCACCCCCGCGCTGCGCGGGCCGGTGCAGGGCACGCTGCGCGTTGCGGGCACCATCTCGCACCCCACCGCGCAGGGCGAGCTCGCCTTTTCCGGCCTCGCCGTGTCCGAGCGCCGCCCGTCCTGCCCGCCGCCACCCGACCGCCAGCTCAAGCTGGGCGACGTGCGCGTGCCCCTGGACTTCACGCTGGCCCGCCTGGAGGCGGCGCCACTGTCGGCGCGCGTGGCCGGCGGGACAGTGTCGGCTCGCGCGTCGGTCAATCTCACGGCCGGGGCGGTGAGCCTGAAGGACGTGGCCCTCAAGGGCGTGGAGCTGGGCCCGCTGCTCGTGGACTATCTCTGCCAGCCCTACGCGGTCACGGGACCGCTCGAGCATCAGGGCAATGTGGCATTCAGCTCGAGCACGCCGCTGACGACGGCCGAGGGCGCGGGGCGGCTGCGCATCGGTCGCGGCAAGGTGGTGGGGACGGCGGCGCTGGCCCTGCTCCGCGACGTGGTGACGGTGGCAGGGGTGGTCGCGCCGCTGGTCGAGGGACGGTCGATCACCGCGCCCACGAAGCCTCTCGACTTCGAGTCCATCACCGCGACGTACCGGGTGAGCCGCGGCGTCATCGCCACCGACGACCTGCTCTACCAGGGTGAGGGCCTCACGGGGAACGTGGCCGGCACCTACGCGCTGGCCGACGGGCGCGTGGACGCCGCGGTCACACTCACGCAGGGGCGCACCCAGGTGAAGGCGCGCGTCACCGGCGTTGGTCAATCGCTTCGAGTCATCCCGACGGGGGTCACCCAGGGCGGGCGCGACGCGGTCAAGCAGCTCCTCGAGCAGCTCCTGCGCTGAAGCGGGCGCCGCCCAGCTTGCCCTGCTCGACCAGCTCCACGAAGAACGCGTAGAGCTGGCGATACTCCTCGTAGCGGGCCTCACCCAGCCGCGCCACCGTGTCCTCGCGGAGACCCCGATACATGGCGAAGCGCCGCTGCAGGATGTCGATCCACTCGGCGGACAGGTCCTCGGCTTCGATCCCGCCGAAGCCCGCGCGCGCGAGCAGGGCTGCGTAGCCGGCGATACTCTGGAGGCTCACCGCCGCCATCCAAGTGGTGAGGCGGGCGCGCTCGTTGTCGGCGAGGCGCGGCGTGGCGATCCAGTCCGTGAAGGCGATGCGCCCGCCGGGCTCGAGCACCCGCGCGCACTCCGCGAGCACGCGGCCCTTGTCCGGCACGTGGAGCAGCCCCTCCTGGCTGATCACCGCGGAGAACACGCCCGGGCGCAGTGGCAGGACCTGGGCGTCGGCGCGCACCGGGCGCACCAGGGCCTCGAGCCCCGTCAGCCGCGTGAGGCGCGCGCCGCCCGCGCAGCGCCCCGCGTTCAGATCGAGGGCGAGCACGCGGACGCCGAAGCGGCCGGCGAGGAAGCGCGCGGGACCGGCCAGGCCCGCGCACACGTCGAGCACGCGCGCGCCGGGGCGGATGGCGGCGCGGCGCGCGAGCGCTTCGACGGCGGCGCGGCCGCCATAGTGATCGTGGTCCAGCTCGCCGAGATCGTCCAGGTCGAGGCGCGGGCCGGCCTTGCCCTGACGGCGTAGCGCTTCGAGGATCTGGGGCGCCGAGATCGGATGCCGGTCGTAGAAATCGACGACGTCGGCCAGCGGGGCGTGCGGCGGCATGCCGGCGATGCTAGCCTCGACGCGGCGCCGGGCCAAGCCTTGAAAGTGCCCGATCCATATGGTACAAGGAGGCGTTTTCGATCCGCCCCATCGACCCCCGAAAAGGAGTACCGAGGAAGCCATGACGAACGGAGCCAGCGCGGCGGTAGCCCCCATGAAAGCCGGCCTCGAGGACGTCGTCGTCTCGACCACGGAGATCTGCTTCATCGATGGTCACAAGGGACGGCTGGTCTACCGCGGCTACGACGTGGACGATCTCGTCGCGCACGCGAGCTTCGAGGAGGTCGTGTTCCTCCTCTTCCACGGGCGGCTCCCCAACCGGAAGGAGGCCGAGGCCAACCAGAAGGCGCTGTCCTCGACCGCGAATCGCAAGCTCCTCCCGAAGCTCATCGCGATGCTCCGCCAGCTCCCGAAGAAGACCACGCCGATGGAGGCTCTGCGCACGGGCGTCTCCGCGCTGTCCGCCTTCGATCCCGACGCCGCGGACAACTCCCATGACGCCACCCTCAGGAAATCCATCCGGTTGACCGCCCAGCTCCCGACCCTCGTGGCGGCCTGGGAGCGCATCCGGCGCGGCAAGGCTCCGGTGGCGCCGAACCCAAAGCTCTCCCTCGCGGCCAATTTCCTCTACATGATGAGCGGCAAGAAGCCCACCGAGCTCGCCGCCAAGACCTTCGACGTCGCCCTGATCCTTCACGCCGACCACGAGTTCAATGCGTCCACCTTCGCCGCGCGCGTCACCGCGGCGACGTTGTCCGACGTGCACTCGGCGGTGGTGTCGGGCATTGGCGCGCTCAAGGGGCCGCTCCACGGCGGGGCCAACGAGCAGGTCATGCTCATGGTCCAGAAGGTCAAGGACCCCGCCAAGGCCGAGGGCTGGATCCGCAAGGCCATTGCCGACAAGATGCGCATCATGGGCTTCGGCCACCGCGTCTACCGCGTGGAGGATCCGCGGGCCAAACACCTGCGCCGGCTCGCGCTCGAGCTGGGCAAGCAGGCCGGCAGCACCGCCAACGTCGAGATCCTGGAGACGGTCGCGCGCGTGGTCTCCAGCGAGAAGCACATCTTCCCCAACGTGGACCTCTTCTCCGGCGCCGCCTACGCCTCGATGGGCATCCCCACCGATCAGTTCACGCCGATCTTCGCGATGAGCCGCGTCGCCGGCTGGGCGGCCCATGTCCTCGAGCAGCACGGCAACAACCGGCTCATCCGGCCGCGCGGCGAATACACGGGCGCGATCGACCTGAAGTACGTGCCCCTCGCCAACCGGTAGGCGCGGCCGGCTCGGCGAGCGGCCCGGCACGGAGCAGCTGCCGTGCTCGTGAGCGTGGTGCTCGTCGTGTACAACCAGCTCGCGCTCACCCGCGCCTGCCTCGAGAGCCTGCGCCAGACCACGCTCCCGTTCGAGCTCTGCGTCGTGGACAATGGCTCCGCCGATGGCACCGAGCCCTACTTCCGCCGCCTCCCCACATTCGCCATGCCGCTCCGCTACGAGCGTAACGCGGAGAACGTGGGCTTGATCCGCGCGCTGAACGCGGGAGCCCGCCTGGCCACCGGCGAGTACCTGTGCTTCCTGCACAACGACACCGAGATGCGTGAGCCGGAGTGGCTCGCGCGCCTGCGGGCCGCGGTGGACGGCGACGGCGGCTTCGGCCTGGCCGGCCTCTACGGGGTGCGGCGGCTGCGCGCCGACGGGCGCTACGTGGGCCGCACGATCGTCTCGAGCCTGGAGGGCGCGCCGCCCCTGCCCACGCCCGT
This window of the Candidatus Methylomirabilota bacterium genome carries:
- a CDS encoding quinone oxidoreductase, which produces MKAIRVHTPGGPEVMKLEEVPEPKAGPGQAVVKLEAAGLNYIDVYFRTGTYKAPLPLTPGLEGAGTVTQVGDGVKDLKVGDRVAYTGIPGSYAQMNVCPADRLVKLPDKLSFRDGAASMLQGMTAHYLTRSTYPLKSGDTCLVHAAAGGMGLLLTQMGKMLGATVIGTVSTDEKAALAKQAGADHVILYSKQDFVAEVKRITGNRGVDVIYDGVGATTFEKGLTCIRPRGVMALYGAASGPVAPLDLQLLNANGSLFVTRPSLNHHIASREELVQRSGDVLGWIRDGKLKLRVETTFPLDKAGEAHRALEGRKTTGKVLLIP
- a CDS encoding glycosyltransferase family 2 protein; the encoded protein is MLVSVVLVVYNQLALTRACLESLRQTTLPFELCVVDNGSADGTEPYFRRLPTFAMPLRYERNAENVGLIRALNAGARLATGEYLCFLHNDTEMREPEWLARLRAAVDGDGGFGLAGLYGVRRLRADGRYVGRTIVSSLEGAPPLPTPVTEVAAVDGVCLFLRRALLEQVGGFDEGYGFFHGYDRDLSFAVREAGLRCAVVDARCVHHGGGTRTGAGAPRRTAQDLADRRAALARFTAKWRHRLPSDVRTLGERFADRVRRGARRSDP
- a CDS encoding thioredoxin family protein produces the protein MVTKEQFKQGMTLDQYLAQMGTNKDKFVEFLQSIKISPEDKQALDKYGKKLNVLVITEDWCGDALYNVPVLAKMVEGNPNIDMRIFLRDKNKELMDQYLNQGMYRSIPVFAFFDENMKEVARFIERPPAQTEEIEKKMLETRRALRAERYMDWRGGVVKEIRSLLKV
- a CDS encoding pitrilysin family protein, which produces MRRAAAALLLIAALAAGASAAPLADRVVLPNGVVLLVSERRALPIVAVSVYVRAGSVLDPPAAGGLANLTASLLTRGTAHRSAAEIDRAIESVGGSLASGGGRDGAALSLGVLSKDLPLGFDLLAEALTQPSFPDDELRRKVGEIQAALRNAESEPETVAGRALAELIYPGHPYARPALGTPTSVATLDRAKVSAFHRTYYRPDATTVVVVGDVSAPEVRARLLARLGGWRAPATPLPPVPSAPESVPPAARTIARELTQTTVFMGRPAIRQKDPDYPALAVATYILGGGSTSRLYTRVREERGLAYGVGASVGVARHGSSLTVSLQTRNESTEEAIRLVREEMRGIGAADVAPAELALAKAYLIGSYALRTDTSSKVAVLIASLEELGLGLDYPERYRERIAAVTAADVRRVAARFLDPDTYSTVIVTGRRAP
- a CDS encoding methyltransferase domain-containing protein, coding for MPPHAPLADVVDFYDRHPISAPQILEALRRQGKAGPRLDLDDLGELDHDHYGGRAAVEALARRAAIRPGARVLDVCAGLAGPARFLAGRFGVRVLALDLNAGRCAGGARLTRLTGLEALVRPVRADAQVLPLRPGVFSAVISQEGLLHVPDKGRVLAECARVLEPGGRIAFTDWIATPRLADNERARLTTWMAAVSLQSIAGYAALLARAGFGGIEAEDLSAEWIDILQRRFAMYRGLREDTVARLGEARYEEYRQLYAFFVELVEQGKLGGARFSAGAARGAA
- a CDS encoding DUF2569 family protein; this translates as MRVGGWLLLLCVGLTVVSPILVTIGIVRGYLGDSPHFDQFPRLRVVLLVDTALRIALTAYGVWVGLRLINVRPGAVRTAKRYFQVSLAYLVVAALLPFVAGLPPEANPTLAIAVVQQTVPALIGVALWYAYLVRSKRVRATYPDAA
- a CDS encoding pitrilysin family protein — translated: MRWRCPVALVLVAALVASAPAARAATPVLETTLDNGLRVLILEDRRNPIVSVQVSYRVGSRDERPGATGLAHFLEHMMFKGTPTHPKGEYSRVVEGNGGHDNAFTTQDTTSYFVNIAADKVDEVLQLEADRMRNLLLDPAEIDAERQVVMEERRMRTEDSPDGLLAEEVMATAFAAHPYRWPVIGWMEDIGRINAAELRAFYDLYYRPNNAVLVVVGDVHAPELLARIRTLFGPIARGPAPPPVTAVEPPPRSERRVTLRSAAARLPALTLTWLVPNFRSPDAPALEVLESVLSGGRASRLHRRLVVEAGLALDADADYSYSSVDPNLFWLSARPAEGVGLDVLEGGLLEELERLKREPIDPEELARAQNQIEASFVWGQDSIYSRAATLARFERIGSWRRTDEYVAAIRAVTAADVQRAARTYFPVDVRTVGVLLPEAAVNAPGGPEKMEKEK
- a CDS encoding Slp family lipoprotein, whose product is MRRLLLLALVCAAVSGCASVFPGQLLQGVDRSLTLGVLRSDPDRYRNARVVLAGEIIETRPRAGSTEIEVLSRPLGDGDAPRRTDETDGRFVMVAPDFLDPAVYARGRRVSMVGTVLGGEERALGEQPYRYVLTRPDQIYLWPLPAAYGSPYPYPYAGYPYPYIGGPYSPYYW
- a CDS encoding AsmA family protein, giving the protein MKWILIAAGALVLLLAGALVALPWLVDVPRVQAYIAAAASQALGRAVRFTSLSVTALPTPSVRLKGLQVAEDPKFGARPFLVVEEGRFRIRIRPLFSGRVELTELILEKPRVEIIDDGTGRLNVASLGPTAGPGRPVPRSPAASAPAGTTAATISRVRLKDGVAHLVRRGAKPLNLRLEAIDLVVRPAGDTFALEGAARLEPGGLTLTLSQTTLQLPPGHALGDAPLRATVAVKGADVAGLVTPFLATPALRGPVQGTLRVAGTISHPTAQGELAFSGLAVSERRPSCPPPPDRQLKLGDVRVPLDFTLARLEAAPLSARVAGGTVSARASVNLTAGAVSLKDVALKGVELGPLLVDYLCQPYAVTGPLEHQGNVAFSSSTPLTTAEGAGRLRIGRGKVVGTAALALLRDVVTVAGVVAPLVEGRSITAPTKPLDFESITATYRVSRGVIATDDLLYQGEGLTGNVAGTYALADGRVDAAVTLTQGRTQVKARVTGVGQSLRVIPTGVTQGGRDAVKQLLEQLLR
- a CDS encoding citrate/2-methylcitrate synthase, which codes for MKAGLEDVVVSTTEICFIDGHKGRLVYRGYDVDDLVAHASFEEVVFLLFHGRLPNRKEAEANQKALSSTANRKLLPKLIAMLRQLPKKTTPMEALRTGVSALSAFDPDAADNSHDATLRKSIRLTAQLPTLVAAWERIRRGKAPVAPNPKLSLAANFLYMMSGKKPTELAAKTFDVALILHADHEFNASTFAARVTAATLSDVHSAVVSGIGALKGPLHGGANEQVMLMVQKVKDPAKAEGWIRKAIADKMRIMGFGHRVYRVEDPRAKHLRRLALELGKQAGSTANVEILETVARVVSSEKHIFPNVDLFSGAAYASMGIPTDQFTPIFAMSRVAGWAAHVLEQHGNNRLIRPRGEYTGAIDLKYVPLANR
- a CDS encoding GNAT family N-acetyltransferase — encoded protein: MAHVPRQHRGDPGARGACRAIVADRGGVLVGAVLLYPAGAPMPGTARRTSGSEVRLLAVPPAERGQGVAEGLMRECVRRARAAGATALLLHTTDMMQTAMRLYERLGFTRDPALDFRPAPAVLVKGFRLELGAAA